The sequence GGGACACCCCCGGCGCGGTCGAGTTGGCCCGCGCGGTGCGCGCCGGGCTGGAGGCCGCCGCCCTCCGGGTACGCCCGTTCCTGCCGTAGCGGGCGCGTCGGCCGGAGGCCGCGGCCTTTCCGGGCGCCCCGCGGTCCGGCGGTGGCGGGCGCGGACCGGTCAGCCGCGGCCGGGGCGGCTCACGCGTCCAGGCCGCGCAGGATCAGCGGGAGCCGGTCCGGGCCGGCCTCGTCGATCACCACGGGCACGCCCCAGTCCTGCCGGGTCAGGTGGCAGGCGCCGAACTCGGCGTCCACGTCGCAGGTGGCCGCCTGCGCCACCACCTGGAGCACGCCCTTGGGCACGTCCGGGTTGAGCACCAGGGTGCGGGACAGCTCGGTGGTGGTGCCTTCGCCCGCCAGCAGCAGCTCGGCCGGGGAGGCCGAGACGGTCAGGCGCAGCGGCGAGCCGAACTGGCTGTCCAGCTTCTGCCCCGGCGCGGGCGTGAAGATCACGTCCAGGGTGACCTCGCCCGGCGCCAGGTGCGACGGCGGGCGCTCGGTCCGGTGCCGGGCGCCGGCGACCGTCTGCACCACACCGGGCGCGAGCCGGGTCAGCCGGTGGGCGGCCGACTCCACCACCAGCACCTCGCCGGCGCCGGTGACCAGCACGTCGCTCGGCTCGGCCAGGCCCGAGTCCACGGTGGAGACCTGCCCGGACGCCGGGTCGAAGCGCCGGACCGCGCCGTTGTACGTGTCCGCCACCAGCACCGAGCCGTCGGCCAGCGCGGCCACCCCGAGCGGGTGCTGGAACAGCGCCGTGCCCGCGGGGCCGTCCACGTGACCGAAATCGAACAGGCCCTGGCCGACCGCGGTGTGCATCACCCCGTCCTCGACGTAGCGCAGCGCCGACGTCTCGCTGTCGGCGATCCAGAGCCGCCGGCCGTCCGCGCTGACCGACAGGCCGGACGGCTGGGCCATCCACACGTCCGGCAGCGGGCCGTCACGCAGCGACTCGACCGTGGTGCCGGCGTAGACGCCCACCGTGCGCTGGATCGGGTCGAACCACCACAGCTGGTGGATACCGGCCATCGCGATGATCACGCGGTCGTCGTACCAGGCCAGGTCCCACGGGGACGACAGGTCGGCGGCGAGCGCGTCGTGCGCGTGGCCGTCCACCGTGGAGCGCCACGGCTTGCCGGAACCGGCGACCAGGGTGACCGCGCCGGTCCCGGTGTCGATGGCGCGCAGCTGGTGGTTCACCGTGTCGGCCACGAGCACGTCGTACCCGGCGAGCTCAGCGATCCGCGGCGGCAGCCGGAGAAGGCCCTGCGGCTCGTTGAACGGCTCCCGCCGGTCGGCCCCGAACCGGCGGACGAGGGTCTCGCCGTCCGCGGACAGCTCGACCACCGAGTGCCGGGCCGAGTCGGAGACCAGCAGGTTGCCACCGGGCAGCTCGATCGCCTTGCCGGGGAAGCGCAGCAGCCCTTCCGGGGCGGGCGGCGGGACGTACGGGCCGTCGCCGCGGTGCAGGGTGCCGTCCGCCTCGTGCTTGGCGACCAGCTCGTCGATCAGCCGGGACAGGCCCTCGGCGTGCCCCTCGCCGGCCATCGACGCGACCAGGTAGCCGGTCGGGTCGACGACGGCGAGCGTGGGCCAGGCCTTCGCGGCGTACTGCTGCCACAGGTGCATGTCGCCGTCGTCGATGACCGGGTGGTGCACGCCGTACCGCTCGACCGCGGCGGCCAGGGCCTGCGGGTCGCGCTCGTGCTCGAACTTCGGGCTGTGCACGCCGATCACCACGAGGGCGTCGCCGTACTTCTCCTCCAGCGGGCGCAGCTCGTCCAGGACGTGGAGGCAGTTGATGCAGCAGAACGTCCAGAAGTCGAGGACCAGGATTTTGCCGCGAAGGTCGGCCAGGGTGAGGGCCTTCCCACCGGTGTTGAGCCAGCCGCGGCCC is a genomic window of Actinoplanes teichomyceticus ATCC 31121 containing:
- a CDS encoding NHL domain-containing thioredoxin family protein, coding for MTSRVRAPELKGRGWLNTGGKALTLADLRGKILVLDFWTFCCINCLHVLDELRPLEEKYGDALVVIGVHSPKFEHERDPQALAAAVERYGVHHPVIDDGDMHLWQQYAAKAWPTLAVVDPTGYLVASMAGEGHAEGLSRLIDELVAKHEADGTLHRGDGPYVPPPAPEGLLRFPGKAIELPGGNLLVSDSARHSVVELSADGETLVRRFGADRREPFNEPQGLLRLPPRIAELAGYDVLVADTVNHQLRAIDTGTGAVTLVAGSGKPWRSTVDGHAHDALAADLSSPWDLAWYDDRVIIAMAGIHQLWWFDPIQRTVGVYAGTTVESLRDGPLPDVWMAQPSGLSVSADGRRLWIADSETSALRYVEDGVMHTAVGQGLFDFGHVDGPAGTALFQHPLGVAALADGSVLVADTYNGAVRRFDPASGQVSTVDSGLAEPSDVLVTGAGEVLVVESAAHRLTRLAPGVVQTVAGARHRTERPPSHLAPGEVTLDVIFTPAPGQKLDSQFGSPLRLTVSASPAELLLAGEGTTTELSRTLVLNPDVPKGVLQVVAQAATCDVDAEFGACHLTRQDWGVPVVIDEAGPDRLPLILRGLDA